A single region of the Silene latifolia isolate original U9 population chromosome 8, ASM4854445v1, whole genome shotgun sequence genome encodes:
- the LOC141594888 gene encoding uncharacterized protein LOC141594888, with the protein MGKQEAADDAHVVTGTLLVHNTLSFVLFDSGATHSFVFRSHVVAMGLGAYELVKDSLFIPSWELVSCSKLYRYVSMLVREVDLSVNLLEFPMDGFEVFVGMVWLGKYDAKIDCRQKRVSLKGPKRVKEVREGLFKSRKTYGTVDAERD; encoded by the exons ATGGGCAAACAGGAAGCAGCGGACGATGCTCACGTTGTTACTGGTACTCTTCTTGTTCATAATACGCTATCTTTTGtcctgtttgattcgggggcaaccCACTCGTTTGTGTTTAGGAGTCATGTTGTAGCTATGGGTTTGGGAGCATATGAGCTGGTGAAAGATAGTTTGTTTATACCTTCATGGGAGTTGGTGTCATGTTCTAAGTTGTATAGATATGTGTCCATGTTGGTGAGGGAGGTAGACTTATCGGTTAACTTGTTAGAGTtccctatggatgggtttgaggtcttCGTCGGGATGGTCTGGTTGGgcaagtatgatgctaagatagattgcaGACAAAAGAGAGTATCTTTAAAGGGGCCTAAGAGAGTCAAG gaggttcgtgaaggaCTTTTCAAAAGTCGCAAGACCTATGGCACCGTTGATGCGGAAAGAGACTAG